ccacctgacagctgtagattcatttaggcgttgatagtgctgccatggaaacgcataagtcttgtggtgcgttcaagtcctcctgggaagttcgtatttacgaggtgggaagTCGTGTATACGACGGTAGGTgtgttcaagtcactttcgtcggagtatgatggcggtgtgccttctctaaattaattacacaaaataacaacacttcTGCTTCTAGAAAATGGAGAGCAAATAATGTGAATTAGTtgcatgttgcttttttatgtttttaattaatttatgaagccattgtaaaaaaatattgttacatatttcatttttatattgtaatgctatcgtattttttgctgggaatccgcttacttcgttgtaaatagaaaaacCTGTCACTGTATTGTGGTATTTCGCcatgtttctgactgacacgcccccaactcgtacagatcggagcttaaagaaaattacgagcttcccactggtatttacgacattgtggtggcgttcatgtcggttctgctcgtaaatacgatctttcctacatgacttgaacgcaccaaggaccaaaaggacgtgaacagctccgaatcgaatataacgtcacgtgttgtcatttcaagattccggtaaatacgaggtaaCGTGAACGCAGcgttattccgccatattgcgcgttacactttctcccattcaaaaaaatacgagtgacacgtcttgtgttattctatagtctttgtaaTAACGAGAGAATGTCTTAGAATGGAAATTAACTGGACTAATTAATTTATTCTTTAATAAAAAGCTTAAACTTATATAGCATATTGCATTCAGATAGCAACTGAAACAATACTACAATCTGTAAAATCTTATTGTTTTAGATTATTTTGGACACAGTCCTCTTCTCATATCTAAGAGAAAACATTAAGAATTtagaaaactaaaaaaaaaagaacattaaaGAACACTGAATTAGAAAATCATGTTGAATGGTATTACTTAAAGATATTATAATAAAGACAGACAAAAAGAGAGATATTAAATTACTTAATTTAGACCTCACATTCTCAAATACTCTCTGCATCTGaacaagaagaaaaacaaaacatctgttcAGTGTAAACAAAGAGATAATATATGATGATATTTGATAAGGCCTCATTCAAGGAAGAATAAGCAAACGAGTAATTGACTTTCAGGTTTAACATGAGCTCAGTTTTGTTGCTTAGTGACATGAAATGCAAAGTTCCATGTTTTGTTGTGTGTGAAAATGGGCGGTAATGGAAAAAGAGAGCGTATTTAATTCACCTTTTCTCACTCAAAGTACATTTCAACAGTCCTACAGAAACAAAAACTGCTAACCATGTCTATAATGCTGTCTTCTCCGAGTGAGGTGTCCTGCAACAAAATTGAACCTGTAGCAAATGAAGAGAGTGATACAAATGTCATACTCCAGTCAGGTTTgctaagctttttttttttaatcatatattTATTCAGATAATTTTGATGTCATTGAGACTAACTTTTTACCTTGGATTTAATCAGATGGTGATAAATCCAGTAACTCTGGGTTCTGTGGATACCTCCTGACTTTCTTCTCCTTCATCTTTGTCTTTCTTACTTTTCCTGTCTCGGTGTGGTTTTGTATGAAGGTAAGACCtacttaaattatattaaaaaaaatattacttaaattttattttactgaaTCAGAGAATAAAATCTGACATTAACATTAAGGTATTGTAGATCATCACGTATCAATTTCATTGCTATATAAATTCCTCAAATTTCATCTTGTTAAAAGATTGTCCAGGAATATGAACGAGCAGTTATTTTTCGTTTGGGACGACTCCTTGGCGGTGCTAAAGGACCTGGTTAGTAATAACCATtcttaaaatcatgaataatTTGTTAAACATAGTTTTCTTATTGCAGTTGCAACAAGCAGTACTTCATCTCGATTGTTTTTAAAGGTTTATTCTGGATTATTCCATGTGTGGACACATTTCGGAAGGTTGACTTGAGGACAGTGTCTTTTGACATCCCTCCTCAAGAGGTGAGTGATTCGTTTGAATCAAAAATGTCTAAACCTGTATTGCTATCTAAATagctaacatttaaattaatattcaagGTTATGTGTTTAATATAATCTTTATTTAAGAGTATTGTGTTGTTATGTAATGTGTAACGGACATAGGCCGGTATAGCTgtgcgtgtaaacctcactcccatgaTCTCAAGAGGCGCTCTAGCAACTAACACTAGAGATTGCGGTCTTTACCCTCCTTGTTAGAGAGCCCGACTCCCAGGCCAGCGGACCCGAGTTCGAGTCCCACTTAGAGCAGGTGGTTCAAACAGGAGGCGTTACATTTTCGACATTTCTTCTCAGGTGCTGACCAAAGACTCTGTGACTATCATGGTGGATGCGGTGGTCTACTATCGCATCTTTAACCCCACAGTCTCCATTACCAAAGTGGAGAATGCTAATCATGCCACGAAGATGCTTGCACAGACTACGTTACGAAACATGCTGGGAACTAAAAGCCTGGCAGACATCTTAAAAGACCG
The nucleotide sequence above comes from Chanodichthys erythropterus isolate Z2021 chromosome 23, ASM2448905v1, whole genome shotgun sequence. Encoded proteins:
- the zgc:112408 gene encoding stomatin is translated as MSIMLSSPSEVSCNKIEPVANEESDTNVILQSDGDKSSNSGFCGYLLTFFSFIFVFLTFPVSVWFCMKIVQEYERAVIFRLGRLLGGAKGPGLFWIIPCVDTFRKVDLRTVSFDIPPQEVLTKDSVTIMVDAVVYYRIFNPTVSITKVENANHATKMLAQTTLRNMLGTKSLADILKDREEMSDQMEAVLYAASKNWGIKVERVELKDVKLPTSLQRAMAAEAEATRDARAKVIAAEGEMKASRALKEAANVLSESPSALQLRYMQTLTEIASEKNSTIVFPLPIDLISGFMRR